A window from Rhea pennata isolate bPtePen1 chromosome 1, bPtePen1.pri, whole genome shotgun sequence encodes these proteins:
- the SPART gene encoding spartin isoform X2, with protein sequence MEQAQDSVTQEDANIKAINEEYRKAFIFINKGLNTDELGQKEEAKNYYKQGLDHLLRGISIPSQSPTCVGSQWESARQMQQKMKETLQNVHARLLVLEQDTLTVQTSPDATGAPAEVPKLYPSIPSKEKPERPPAPDSLFAPSQPPVASKSVAAASKGQIPAMSPSAPKPLCLPNEAPPAYTPQATNGHFTVSYGTDSGEFSSVGEDYYRKCNQPPPLESLGVDADELILIPQGVQIFFVTPDGQVSAPSYPGYLRIVKFLDTDSEMAQNRPPAFLQVCDWMYPLMCNQSPVLCCSTGVYMFPDTMSQVPGSYVGVVLSSELPAADRELFEDLLKQMSDLRIQPSEASSDTINLPQTVRIQPQAEGEEKEKELPEWSEKVAHGILSGASWVSWGLMKGAEYTGKAIHKGASKLREHIQPEEKPLEVNPTVAKGLHVAKQATGGAVKVSQFLVEGVCSIASCVGKELAPHVKKHGSKLVPESLKKDKDGKSTFDGALVVAASGVQGFSTVWQGLESAAKCIAKSVSTETVKTVKYKYGDDAGHATDNAMNSAINVGVTAFNIDNIGIKAVVKRTAKETGHAVLDEYKVLDKEKKDKK encoded by the exons ATGGAGCAAGCACAGGATTCAGTTACACAAGAAGATGCAAATATTAAAGCTATTAATGAAGAGTACAGGAAAGCCTTTATATTTATCAATAAGGGACTGAATACAGATGAACTAGGTCAGAAGGAAGAGGCAAAAAATTACTATAAGCAAGGACTTGACCACCTGCTCCGAGGAATTAGCATTCCATCACAGAGTCCTACATGTGTAGGATCCCAATGGGAGTCTGCCAGGCAGATGCAACAAAAGATGAAGGAGACCCTCCAAAATGTTCACGCTCGACTTCTTGTTCTAGAACAAGACACCCTCACTGTGCAAACAAGTCCTGACGCAAcaggtgcccctgctgaggTGCCCAAGTTATACCCATCTATTCCTTCTaaagaaaagccagaaagaCCTCCTGCGCCTGATTCTCTGTTTGCTCCAAGCCAACCACCTGTGGCAAGCAAAAGTGTTGCAGCTGCGAGCAAGGGACAAATTCCAGCTATGAGTCCATCAGCTCCAAAACCTCTTTGTCTGCCAAATGAAGCACCTCCTGCCTACACGCCTCAAGCTACCAACGGCCATTTTACTGTGTCTTATGGCACAGACTCTGGGGAGTTTTCATCTGTAGGTGAGGACTACTACAGAAAGTGTAATCAGCCACCTCCCCTTGAAAGTCTGGGAGTGGATGCAGATGAGCTGATCTTGATTCCTCAAGGAGTACAGATATTCTTTGTGACTCCTGATGGGCAAGTTAGTGCTCCTTCATATCCTGGATATCTACGCATCGTGAAGTTCTTGGATACAGATAGTGAGATGGCCCAGAATCGTCCACCTGCATTTCTTCAG GTTTGTGACTGGATGTATCCTCTAATGTGTAATCAGTCTCCTGTTCTGTGCTGCAGTACTGGAGTCTACATGTTTCCTGACACAATGTCACAGGTGCCAGGGTCCTATGTGGGAGTAGTGTTGTCTTcagagcttccagcagctgaCAGGGAGCTTTTTGAGGATCTGTTAAAACAGATGTCTGATCTTCGAATACAG CCTTCAGAAGCCTCTAGTGATACAATTAACTTGCCTCAGACTGTGCGTATCCAACCACAAgctgaaggagaggaaaaagagaaagaattgcCAGAATGGAGTGAGAAAGTTGCCCATGGAATCTTGTCAG GTGCATCTTGGGTAAGCTGGGGCCTAATGAAAGGAGCAGAATATACTGGCAAGGCTATCCACAAAGGAGCTTCTAAACTGCGAGAACATATTCAACCGGAAGAAAAACCTCTGGAAGTCAACCCAACTGTAGCAAAGGGGCTTCATGTAGCAAAACAGGCTACTGGAGGAGCTGTGAAAGTCAGCCAATTTTTAG TTGAGGGAGTGTGTTCTATAGCAAGCTGTGTTGGAAAGGAGCTGGCTCCACATGTGAAGAAGCATGGCAGCAAATTAGTTCCAGAATCTCTTAAGAAAGACAAAGATGGTAAATCTACTTTCGATGGTGCTCTGGTGGTAGCAGCAAGTGGAGTTCAAG GTTTTTCAACAGTGTGGCAAGGTTTAGAAAGTGCAGCCAAGTGCATTGCTAAAAGTGTTTCAACTGAGACTGTAAAAACTGTCAAATACAA GTATGGAGATGATGCTGGCCACGCTACAGACAACGCTATGAATTCTGCAATCAATGTTGGTGTGACAGCATTTAACATTGATAACATTGGTATCAAAGCTGTTGTGAAAAGGACTGCAAAAGAAACTGGCCATGCTGTGTTGGATGAATATAAAGTATTGGATAAGgagaaaaaggataaaaaataa
- the SPART gene encoding spartin isoform X3, producing MEQAQDSVTQEDANIKAINEEYRKAFIFINKGLNTDELGQKEEAKNYYKQGLDHLLRGISIPSQSPTCVGSQWESARQMQQKMKETLQNVHARLLVLEQDTLTVQTSPDATGAPAEVPKLYPSIPSKEKPERPPAPDSLFAPSQPPVASKSVAAASKGQIPAMSPSAPKPLCLPNEAPPAYTPQATNGHFTVSYGTDSGEFSSVGEDYYRKCNQPPPLESLGVDADELILIPQGVQIFFVTPDGQVSAPSYPGYLRIVKFLDTDSEMAQNRPPAFLQVCDWMYPLMCNQSPVLCCSTGVYMFPDTMSQVPGSYVGVVLSSELPAADRELFEDLLKQMSDLRIQVPGSHEKVGLSSELPATKRAHFEDKLEQMSGHKVQPSEASSDTINLPQTVRIQPQAEGEEKEKELPEWSEKVAHGILSGASWVSWGLMKGAEYTGKAIHKGASKLREHIQPEEKPLEVNPTVAKGLHVAKQATGGAVKVSQFLVEGVCSIASCVGKELAPHVKKHGSKLVPESLKKDKDGKSTFDGALVVAASGVQGFSTVWQGLESAAKCIAKSVSTETVKTVKYKYKNRKYGDQQSRAPKSEKQ from the exons ATGGAGCAAGCACAGGATTCAGTTACACAAGAAGATGCAAATATTAAAGCTATTAATGAAGAGTACAGGAAAGCCTTTATATTTATCAATAAGGGACTGAATACAGATGAACTAGGTCAGAAGGAAGAGGCAAAAAATTACTATAAGCAAGGACTTGACCACCTGCTCCGAGGAATTAGCATTCCATCACAGAGTCCTACATGTGTAGGATCCCAATGGGAGTCTGCCAGGCAGATGCAACAAAAGATGAAGGAGACCCTCCAAAATGTTCACGCTCGACTTCTTGTTCTAGAACAAGACACCCTCACTGTGCAAACAAGTCCTGACGCAAcaggtgcccctgctgaggTGCCCAAGTTATACCCATCTATTCCTTCTaaagaaaagccagaaagaCCTCCTGCGCCTGATTCTCTGTTTGCTCCAAGCCAACCACCTGTGGCAAGCAAAAGTGTTGCAGCTGCGAGCAAGGGACAAATTCCAGCTATGAGTCCATCAGCTCCAAAACCTCTTTGTCTGCCAAATGAAGCACCTCCTGCCTACACGCCTCAAGCTACCAACGGCCATTTTACTGTGTCTTATGGCACAGACTCTGGGGAGTTTTCATCTGTAGGTGAGGACTACTACAGAAAGTGTAATCAGCCACCTCCCCTTGAAAGTCTGGGAGTGGATGCAGATGAGCTGATCTTGATTCCTCAAGGAGTACAGATATTCTTTGTGACTCCTGATGGGCAAGTTAGTGCTCCTTCATATCCTGGATATCTACGCATCGTGAAGTTCTTGGATACAGATAGTGAGATGGCCCAGAATCGTCCACCTGCATTTCTTCAG GTTTGTGACTGGATGTATCCTCTAATGTGTAATCAGTCTCCTGTTCTGTGCTGCAGTACTGGAGTCTACATGTTTCCTGACACAATGTCACAGGTGCCAGGGTCCTATGTGGGAGTAGTGTTGTCTTcagagcttccagcagctgaCAGGGAGCTTTTTGAGGATCTGTTAAAACAGATGTCTGATCTTCGAATACAG GTGCCAGGATCCCATGAGAAAGTAGGGTTATCTTCAGAGCTCCCAGCAACTAAGAGAGCACATTTTGAAGATAAGTTAGAACAGATGTCTGGCCACAAAGTCCAG CCTTCAGAAGCCTCTAGTGATACAATTAACTTGCCTCAGACTGTGCGTATCCAACCACAAgctgaaggagaggaaaaagagaaagaattgcCAGAATGGAGTGAGAAAGTTGCCCATGGAATCTTGTCAG GTGCATCTTGGGTAAGCTGGGGCCTAATGAAAGGAGCAGAATATACTGGCAAGGCTATCCACAAAGGAGCTTCTAAACTGCGAGAACATATTCAACCGGAAGAAAAACCTCTGGAAGTCAACCCAACTGTAGCAAAGGGGCTTCATGTAGCAAAACAGGCTACTGGAGGAGCTGTGAAAGTCAGCCAATTTTTAG TTGAGGGAGTGTGTTCTATAGCAAGCTGTGTTGGAAAGGAGCTGGCTCCACATGTGAAGAAGCATGGCAGCAAATTAGTTCCAGAATCTCTTAAGAAAGACAAAGATGGTAAATCTACTTTCGATGGTGCTCTGGTGGTAGCAGCAAGTGGAGTTCAAG GTTTTTCAACAGTGTGGCAAGGTTTAGAAAGTGCAGCCAAGTGCATTGCTAAAAGTGTTTCAACTGAGACTGTAAAAACTGTCAAATACAA atatAAAAATAGGAAGTATGGAGATCAGCAATCAAGAGCCCCTAAGAGTGAAAAACAATAA
- the SPART gene encoding spartin isoform X1, whose translation MEQAQDSVTQEDANIKAINEEYRKAFIFINKGLNTDELGQKEEAKNYYKQGLDHLLRGISIPSQSPTCVGSQWESARQMQQKMKETLQNVHARLLVLEQDTLTVQTSPDATGAPAEVPKLYPSIPSKEKPERPPAPDSLFAPSQPPVASKSVAAASKGQIPAMSPSAPKPLCLPNEAPPAYTPQATNGHFTVSYGTDSGEFSSVGEDYYRKCNQPPPLESLGVDADELILIPQGVQIFFVTPDGQVSAPSYPGYLRIVKFLDTDSEMAQNRPPAFLQVCDWMYPLMCNQSPVLCCSTGVYMFPDTMSQVPGSYVGVVLSSELPAADRELFEDLLKQMSDLRIQVPGSHEKVGLSSELPATKRAHFEDKLEQMSGHKVQPSEASSDTINLPQTVRIQPQAEGEEKEKELPEWSEKVAHGILSGASWVSWGLMKGAEYTGKAIHKGASKLREHIQPEEKPLEVNPTVAKGLHVAKQATGGAVKVSQFLVEGVCSIASCVGKELAPHVKKHGSKLVPESLKKDKDGKSTFDGALVVAASGVQGFSTVWQGLESAAKCIAKSVSTETVKTVKYKYGDDAGHATDNAMNSAINVGVTAFNIDNIGIKAVVKRTAKETGHAVLDEYKVLDKEKKDKK comes from the exons ATGGAGCAAGCACAGGATTCAGTTACACAAGAAGATGCAAATATTAAAGCTATTAATGAAGAGTACAGGAAAGCCTTTATATTTATCAATAAGGGACTGAATACAGATGAACTAGGTCAGAAGGAAGAGGCAAAAAATTACTATAAGCAAGGACTTGACCACCTGCTCCGAGGAATTAGCATTCCATCACAGAGTCCTACATGTGTAGGATCCCAATGGGAGTCTGCCAGGCAGATGCAACAAAAGATGAAGGAGACCCTCCAAAATGTTCACGCTCGACTTCTTGTTCTAGAACAAGACACCCTCACTGTGCAAACAAGTCCTGACGCAAcaggtgcccctgctgaggTGCCCAAGTTATACCCATCTATTCCTTCTaaagaaaagccagaaagaCCTCCTGCGCCTGATTCTCTGTTTGCTCCAAGCCAACCACCTGTGGCAAGCAAAAGTGTTGCAGCTGCGAGCAAGGGACAAATTCCAGCTATGAGTCCATCAGCTCCAAAACCTCTTTGTCTGCCAAATGAAGCACCTCCTGCCTACACGCCTCAAGCTACCAACGGCCATTTTACTGTGTCTTATGGCACAGACTCTGGGGAGTTTTCATCTGTAGGTGAGGACTACTACAGAAAGTGTAATCAGCCACCTCCCCTTGAAAGTCTGGGAGTGGATGCAGATGAGCTGATCTTGATTCCTCAAGGAGTACAGATATTCTTTGTGACTCCTGATGGGCAAGTTAGTGCTCCTTCATATCCTGGATATCTACGCATCGTGAAGTTCTTGGATACAGATAGTGAGATGGCCCAGAATCGTCCACCTGCATTTCTTCAG GTTTGTGACTGGATGTATCCTCTAATGTGTAATCAGTCTCCTGTTCTGTGCTGCAGTACTGGAGTCTACATGTTTCCTGACACAATGTCACAGGTGCCAGGGTCCTATGTGGGAGTAGTGTTGTCTTcagagcttccagcagctgaCAGGGAGCTTTTTGAGGATCTGTTAAAACAGATGTCTGATCTTCGAATACAG GTGCCAGGATCCCATGAGAAAGTAGGGTTATCTTCAGAGCTCCCAGCAACTAAGAGAGCACATTTTGAAGATAAGTTAGAACAGATGTCTGGCCACAAAGTCCAG CCTTCAGAAGCCTCTAGTGATACAATTAACTTGCCTCAGACTGTGCGTATCCAACCACAAgctgaaggagaggaaaaagagaaagaattgcCAGAATGGAGTGAGAAAGTTGCCCATGGAATCTTGTCAG GTGCATCTTGGGTAAGCTGGGGCCTAATGAAAGGAGCAGAATATACTGGCAAGGCTATCCACAAAGGAGCTTCTAAACTGCGAGAACATATTCAACCGGAAGAAAAACCTCTGGAAGTCAACCCAACTGTAGCAAAGGGGCTTCATGTAGCAAAACAGGCTACTGGAGGAGCTGTGAAAGTCAGCCAATTTTTAG TTGAGGGAGTGTGTTCTATAGCAAGCTGTGTTGGAAAGGAGCTGGCTCCACATGTGAAGAAGCATGGCAGCAAATTAGTTCCAGAATCTCTTAAGAAAGACAAAGATGGTAAATCTACTTTCGATGGTGCTCTGGTGGTAGCAGCAAGTGGAGTTCAAG GTTTTTCAACAGTGTGGCAAGGTTTAGAAAGTGCAGCCAAGTGCATTGCTAAAAGTGTTTCAACTGAGACTGTAAAAACTGTCAAATACAA GTATGGAGATGATGCTGGCCACGCTACAGACAACGCTATGAATTCTGCAATCAATGTTGGTGTGACAGCATTTAACATTGATAACATTGGTATCAAAGCTGTTGTGAAAAGGACTGCAAAAGAAACTGGCCATGCTGTGTTGGATGAATATAAAGTATTGGATAAGgagaaaaaggataaaaaataa